A genomic window from Fibrobacterota bacterium includes:
- a CDS encoding alpha/beta fold hydrolase: MDHFLTSDGVRLSYRVEGEGQPLLLLNGLFGDAAFWEPVAAVLRDHRHCILLDHRGIGGSDRWVGPYSYELWAQDAVEMLDHLGIESAPVLGLCHGGMVGGMMALRHPGRITAMVSHGTRLLESAKTRVYDKFRRHLLDLGGVGLMMGSQMGLIFSEAALVESEPYLGKMSAGATERIDAQSAGPMLDALIEFSMEPLDVASMTIPALFLAGEEDLYTPPWLVERTARLWPGAEFETMKGVAHIVPREAPVELARRTLAFLLKHDR, from the coding sequence ATGGACCACTTCCTGACCTCCGATGGCGTCCGCCTGTCCTACCGGGTCGAGGGCGAGGGGCAGCCTTTGCTCCTCCTCAACGGACTTTTCGGCGATGCCGCCTTTTGGGAACCCGTGGCGGCCGTGCTGCGCGACCACCGACACTGCATCCTGCTGGACCATCGCGGGATCGGCGGTTCCGACCGATGGGTGGGTCCGTACAGCTACGAGCTCTGGGCGCAAGATGCGGTGGAAATGCTCGACCACCTGGGGATCGAGTCCGCACCCGTGCTGGGCTTGTGCCATGGAGGCATGGTGGGGGGAATGATGGCCTTGCGCCATCCTGGCCGGATCACGGCCATGGTATCGCACGGCACACGGCTCCTGGAAAGCGCCAAGACCAGAGTGTACGACAAATTCCGACGCCACTTGCTGGATCTTGGCGGGGTGGGCTTGATGATGGGCTCGCAGATGGGGCTGATCTTCAGCGAAGCGGCCCTGGTGGAATCGGAGCCCTACCTGGGAAAAATGTCGGCAGGCGCCACCGAACGGATAGACGCCCAAAGCGCCGGCCCGATGCTCGATGCCCTGATCGAATTTTCCATGGAACCCCTGGATGTCGCCAGTATGACAATTCCCGCCTTGTTCTTGGCCGGCGAGGAAGACCTCTACACGCCGCCCTGGCTGGTGGAGCGGACCGCCCGTCTCTGGCCCGGTGCCGAGTTCGAGACCATGAAAGGCGTGGCCCACATCGTTCCGCGCGAGGCCCCCGTGGAACTGGCCCGTCGGACCTTGGCCTTTTTGCTCAAACACGATCGTTGA
- a CDS encoding class I SAM-dependent methyltransferase codes for MAITQERTHAGQAIYTKPTLNLYDLVVLGVSNRWIWKCCTPWQLEHYDRHIRGNHLDIGVGTGYYPDKCRFLSPAPRIALMDLNPHSLAHAAQRIARYQPSTHVRNILEPIAWEEAKFDSIGLNYLFHCLPGSMAEKAVVFDRIQPLMAPGAVVFGATLLQGPEIPRSFLARRLMALYNKKGVFTNTDDTLPALGEALDSRFREVSLEVVGCCALFSGRIPRT; via the coding sequence ATGGCCATCACGCAGGAACGCACCCACGCCGGGCAAGCCATCTACACCAAGCCCACCCTGAACCTGTACGATCTGGTGGTGCTGGGGGTATCCAACCGTTGGATCTGGAAATGTTGCACGCCGTGGCAGCTCGAGCATTACGATCGCCACATCCGCGGCAACCATCTGGACATCGGCGTGGGTACCGGCTACTACCCGGACAAGTGTCGTTTTCTGTCACCAGCTCCGCGCATCGCGCTGATGGACCTCAACCCCCACTCCTTGGCTCACGCGGCACAACGGATCGCGCGATACCAGCCGTCCACGCACGTGCGCAACATCCTGGAACCGATCGCGTGGGAAGAAGCCAAGTTCGACTCCATCGGGCTCAACTACCTGTTCCACTGCCTTCCCGGATCCATGGCGGAAAAGGCGGTGGTGTTCGACCGGATCCAGCCCCTGATGGCTCCCGGCGCCGTGGTCTTCGGAGCCACGCTCCTCCAAGGACCGGAGATTCCCAGGAGTTTCCTTGCGCGCCGCCTGATGGCGCTCTACAACAAGAAGGGCGTCTTCACCAACACGGATGACACCCTTCCCGCCCTGGGAGAGGCCCTGGACTCGCGCTTTCGCGAGGTCTCGCTGGAAGTGGTGGGCTGTTGCGCCCTGTTTTCCGGCAGGATTCCTCGCACTTGA
- a CDS encoding MFS transporter, translated as MNARSTTHRREATWTFAAVLLCLFLAALDQTIVSTALPRVVQDLHGLQRYAWVTTAYLLTSTALVPIYGKLADVRRHFAVQAGAIGLFLSGSLLCGLAGLFGTLPIVGDGMNQLIVARAIQGLGGSGLFAMAFIVIADLFPPSERGKYQGFIGSVWGLSSLVGPFLGGLLTDRAGGWIPGIAGWRWVFLVNIPIGAIALWVIFTRMPRKPPAHPEGRVDVGQVALLLAGLVPLLLALSLGGHWRPWTDPVIAGSFAGGLALLVAFVVTTLRSKSPLLNLHLYTQRTFQAMNWLLLMQGAAFMGLIIFPPLYLVNARGFTPQEAGMSLIPMTLGVMAGSMLAGQVASRKRRVRFIFLAASPAMAIAMFVLSGISDTTPSWLFILELALTGFVVAPTFPLSSLAVQNAVEPRVIGQATALTQFTRQIGGVLGSAALGAILAVHVASGGGRMEPTEYAHVLSNIFLVCGVLSALSVLGAWFLPDLELQGSPKPVAAEG; from the coding sequence ATGAACGCAAGATCTACCACACACCGGCGCGAGGCCACCTGGACCTTCGCCGCCGTGTTGCTTTGCCTGTTTTTGGCCGCATTGGACCAGACCATCGTATCCACCGCATTGCCTCGCGTGGTGCAAGACCTGCACGGATTGCAGCGCTACGCCTGGGTGACCACCGCCTACCTTCTCACCTCCACAGCGCTGGTGCCCATCTACGGGAAGCTCGCCGACGTGCGGCGCCACTTCGCCGTGCAAGCTGGCGCGATCGGACTGTTTTTGTCAGGATCTCTCCTGTGCGGCCTGGCGGGCTTGTTCGGCACGCTGCCCATCGTCGGCGACGGCATGAACCAGCTCATCGTGGCCCGCGCGATCCAGGGACTGGGCGGCTCCGGATTGTTCGCCATGGCCTTCATCGTCATCGCCGACTTGTTTCCGCCTTCCGAAAGAGGAAAGTACCAGGGCTTCATCGGATCGGTCTGGGGGCTTTCCAGCCTGGTGGGCCCCTTCCTGGGGGGCCTGCTGACAGACCGGGCCGGAGGATGGATTCCCGGCATCGCGGGCTGGCGCTGGGTGTTTTTGGTGAACATCCCGATTGGTGCGATCGCCCTTTGGGTGATCTTCACCCGCATGCCCCGCAAACCACCGGCGCACCCGGAGGGCCGAGTGGACGTGGGTCAGGTTGCCTTGCTGCTGGCCGGACTCGTGCCGTTGCTCCTGGCCCTTTCCCTGGGCGGGCACTGGCGCCCATGGACAGATCCCGTCATCGCCGGATCGTTTGCGGGAGGACTCGCCTTGCTGGTCGCCTTCGTGGTCACCACCTTGCGCAGCAAATCGCCGCTGCTGAATCTCCACCTCTACACCCAACGCACCTTCCAGGCCATGAATTGGTTGCTGCTCATGCAGGGCGCCGCTTTCATGGGATTGATCATCTTCCCACCCCTGTACCTGGTGAATGCGCGCGGCTTCACACCGCAGGAGGCGGGAATGTCCCTGATCCCCATGACCCTCGGGGTGATGGCCGGATCCATGCTTGCCGGCCAGGTCGCCTCGCGCAAACGGCGAGTGCGGTTCATCTTCCTGGCCGCCTCGCCCGCCATGGCCATCGCCATGTTCGTACTGTCCGGAATTTCGGACACCACCCCGTCGTGGCTGTTCATCCTGGAACTCGCACTGACGGGTTTTGTCGTGGCGCCCACCTTCCCGCTCAGCTCGCTGGCCGTCCAGAACGCGGTGGAACCCCGCGTGATCGGACAGGCCACGGCCCTCACGCAGTTCACCCGCCAGATCGGCGGCGTCCTGGGTAGCGCGGCCTTGGGCGCGATCCTGGCAGTGCACGTCGCTTCCGGCGGCGGGCGTATGGAGCCGACCGAATACGCCCACGTGCTGTCCAACATTTTCCTGGTCTGCGGAGTTCTCTCGGCGCTTTCCGTTTTGGGCGCATGGTTCCTGCCGGACCTGGAACTCCAGGGAAGCCCCAAGCCTGTGGCGGCGGAGGGGTAG
- a CDS encoding glycoside hydrolase family 5 protein, whose product MTDHGRLQVKGNQILDKNGEPFQVAGMSLYWSVWGGEKFYNRQVVDQLTKDWKSTLVRAAAAIEPVDAKVPANNGYLRNPTGITAAVKTVVDAAIANDIYVIIDWHADTANKEVAAATTFFTDMAKTYGDKPNVIFEIWNEPNSKGGSGRNGAETWADVKGYANQILPVIRQYSQNLVIVGTPTWSQDVDSAAKSPLVDTNVAYTLHFYACTHGHNLIKRADNARAKGIALFITEFGLSPADGGQRKSATNPTDNYRICTDSATFWLDWADQNKISWANWSMVTIDESSAALLPGASATGPWTDANLTQSGTWIRNRLRARPVTSVLPTNGSSASGLKRDGSLLTLPAGALDASLLDPSGRAIASASSERGALRLPQRGIYWVRWRDGQGWHASSVLAP is encoded by the coding sequence GTGACCGATCACGGACGCTTGCAGGTGAAGGGAAACCAGATCCTGGATAAAAATGGCGAACCCTTCCAGGTGGCGGGCATGAGCCTGTACTGGTCGGTCTGGGGCGGCGAAAAATTCTACAACCGCCAGGTGGTGGATCAGCTGACCAAAGACTGGAAATCCACCTTGGTGCGGGCGGCGGCGGCCATCGAACCGGTGGACGCCAAGGTGCCTGCCAACAACGGGTACCTGAGGAATCCCACCGGAATCACCGCCGCCGTGAAAACGGTGGTGGATGCGGCCATCGCCAACGACATCTACGTGATCATCGATTGGCACGCCGACACCGCCAACAAGGAAGTCGCGGCCGCCACCACGTTCTTCACCGACATGGCCAAGACCTACGGCGACAAGCCCAACGTGATCTTCGAGATCTGGAACGAGCCCAACTCCAAAGGCGGGAGCGGACGCAACGGCGCGGAAACCTGGGCGGACGTCAAAGGGTACGCCAACCAGATCCTGCCGGTGATCCGCCAGTACAGTCAAAATCTGGTCATCGTGGGAACGCCCACCTGGTCGCAGGATGTGGACAGCGCCGCCAAGTCTCCGCTGGTGGACACCAACGTCGCCTACACCCTGCATTTCTACGCCTGCACGCACGGACACAATCTGATCAAACGCGCCGACAACGCCCGCGCCAAGGGCATCGCCCTGTTCATCACGGAATTCGGCTTGTCGCCTGCCGACGGTGGCCAGCGCAAGAGCGCCACCAATCCCACCGACAACTACCGCATCTGCACGGATTCCGCGACTTTCTGGCTGGATTGGGCGGATCAGAACAAGATCAGCTGGGCCAACTGGTCGATGGTGACCATCGACGAATCCTCGGCGGCATTGCTGCCTGGAGCGTCCGCCACGGGACCCTGGACGGACGCCAACCTGACACAATCCGGCACCTGGATCCGCAACCGTCTGCGTGCTCGTCCGGTCACGTCGGTATTGCCGACCAACGGGTCGTCTGCATCCGGCTTGAAACGCGACGGTTCGTTGCTGACCTTGCCTGCAGGCGCCTTGGATGCAAGTCTGCTGGATCCGTCTGGTCGGGCCATCGCGAGCGCATCGTCTGAGCGAGGTGCGTTGCGCTTGCCCCAGCGCGGGATCTACTGGGTGCGCTGGCGGGATGGCCAGGGCTGGCACGCCAGTTCCGTGCTGGCGCCGTAA